TGGGGCGGCTTCGCCGCCCCACCAAAATGTCCTAACCGATATGGCTAGCGCTATAGTACTCAAACGATTTTGAGCGATTCCGAGTCGGAGGGCCCTATCCAAAATCGCTCAACTACATCCGTCGGTATGCACTTGGAGTCAAAGATTGCGACTAAGCATTCACCAGGACTTCGCTTTCAAAGGCAGAACGACTTTCAAAAACTTTAAATACTTGATCCATACTAGTTAGCTCAAACAGAATGCGAACCTGCTCATTGATGGAACAGATATAGAGTTGTCCGTCATTGCTGCGAACGCTCTTGAGCGCAACCACAAGTGCC
This genomic interval from Synechococcales cyanobacterium T60_A2020_003 contains the following:
- a CDS encoding STAS domain-containing protein, coding for MASIIKVIQPTGILDSTQAPDLHQAIKQAIEEGAQIVLIDLKDVTFVDSSGLGALVVALKSVRSNDGQLYICSINEQVRILFELTSMDQVFKVFESRSAFESEVLVNA